In the genome of Synchiropus splendidus isolate RoL2022-P1 chromosome 2, RoL_Sspl_1.0, whole genome shotgun sequence, the window TCAGGTGGATGTTGACTCCTCTTGCTCGGtgctgacagagaaataagatCAAGATCAAGCTGATGTCCGAACTATTTTGTTTGTTGCGGCTCCAGCTGAGTAGAGAAAAAGGACGGAGCGTATCAGACCAGGTCCCTCATGGCCAAAGATTTGCAGCGTGAAAGCCCTGTTACATTAGTGCCCCACATAAATTcaatataatgaaataataacTTGTTTGACTGGTCAGGTCTTTTCATATGGTTATTGattcagaaatgaaaaagatgaaacaaCAAGAGGATGTAGCATATGTAAAATTCAGTTAATCCACTTCCTGACAAGAGATGTTTGAACCCAGACAAATGAGTGGGTGCTCCAGAACGGATTGAGATTTGGCACTTGACAAAAGCCTCAGGTTCTCATCAAAGGAAGCCGCCTTCACACAATTTTAGCGCTTGTTTGTGTCATGTGTGCCAAACAAACTTTTAATCTTTAGGTTTCAtcataactgtgtgtgtgtgtgtgtcactatcCCTGTCATCTCCACAGGTGATTCCATCCATGTTGTGTAGTTGTCCTCAACGTAGTGGGATttctgtatatttattttatcacgtTTCTAGGCCACGTCTGAGACGTGTTTTTCTTTCAGGGCCGTCGGACATGTGATGTCGTCCTTGTTCTACCCACTTCTGACCTTTGCCCTGCTCTCGCTGGTCATTGCTTACTGGGCCGTCACTGCAGTGTATCCTTCGAAACAATGTGATTTTGACGTGTCACAGGCATCGATTGCTGTTGTCGTCTTGACTCCCTGGTCAGTTTCTTGTCCACGTCCAACGAGCAGGTGTATAAAGTGTTCAACAACTCCGACTGCGAGTACGCCAGAGAGACCTGCGACCCCAAGGTGACCTACCTTGACCCTGAAGTCACATGTTCCATTTCATAGAAGCTAACCAAATGTTCTCTTCTCCTGTAGACATTCAACACGTCGAACATCTCGGCTCAGTGCCCTGATGCCGACTGCCTCTTTGCCTTCTACGGTGGCGAGACTCTCTACCACAAATACCTCATTTTGTTCCAGTTTTAcaacctcttcctcttcttctggtgtGCTAACTTCGTGACTGCGCTTGGTCAAGTTACTCTGGCTGGTGCCTTTGCATCATATTACTGGGCCTTCAAGAAACCAGATGATATTCCTGCGTACCCCATCTTCTCCTCTCTGGGACGGGCGCTCAGGTGAGGTGTCATTTGCTTGGTTTGGGAtcctttgtgtgtgtatgttgttactgattcatttttcatctaTCAATGTTTTGTTCAGAATAAGACCTATAATTATCTCAGATTTACTTTCAGAGTATTTTCAGGGCTCCTCtctgttgcttttgtttgttaagTGCGACTCAGTAGTTCAACCAAGTTGTCAGTCCACAGTCATATCTGCATGCACCTTCCGGGTGTTATGCTAATGTAGCACGAAGCTTTAGCATCTTGCTGCGGCATGATGGCTCACCTTGTTGTTTGTTGGCTTAGGGTTACACTGCCACCCACAGGCCTGCGAAGCCATGGATTGGCTTCATTATATTTGGCctttaaaatacagtggtacctccgttttcgaatgtcccagaATTTGagcaaatcagagttcgaacaaacatttcgagatttttttgaacgcccccgaaaaagccggaaaaaacataatggaccgatcagctgacccacgacacgctttgttattgtgtataatgcagcctctgtatgcagacgtgtcccatttactgactgttttttcttcatattgaggtgtcaaacctttgctgtctccacactggaccgtggtagagtgtcacaggggaggtgctcgctctccacaccactccagggtttgatgtcctgttgtgggctggagctgggacagggatgaggcgagtctgggacagagcgtgacttggtttatgactttgtcacagccaaactgcacagaagcgcacattcagagctggacacgcaccgggcacctcttcacttctggagagacgtgcAGCGGCCATGCACATAGACGAGAACcggggtaccactgtactggaAATAGTGATTCTGAGTGTGATTTCTGGTGCCCAAAGATCCCCttatgatgagaaaaaaaatactggacCTATAACTttatatttaattaaatttaatttaattatccATGAAAATAAGGATTTAAACTGGATCTTATTTATCAACAAACTATGATATCAAAACAAGGCAATATGTGAAGAATCACttgcgtttttttttcagagctgcctttgtgactttttttctgctgagtTGAAAGAATCATAAATAGGAGGCAGATCATGCTTTGTGCcaagttgtgtttgttgtggttgCCGATACAGAGACAATCAGCactgtttgttcatttttttcaggttCCAAAATACAAAGGTGCATCACCTTATACAtaaaatttattatttataatggaACAAAAATCTGTTGAAACACAGTCTAGTCTTGAATAAAATTTGGATCATTAATCAAGTTTGCCCTCCTCTCAGGTACCACACTGGATCTCTGGCGTTCGGCTCTCTGATTCTGTCCATAGTGCAGGTCATCcgtgtcatcttggaatatttGGATCAAAAGTTAAAAGGTGAGGAAACTGAATTCAGTGCACACACAACTGAGTTCATGCAGGTAATATTTAAGGGACCTGCAGGTCTGTCCGCTAAAACGATAAATAAAAGTGTGGACCGATCCTGAATGATTTTGTGTCaacacttcttcactgttctgtAATTTTCTAGGTGCACAAAACAAGTTTGCAAAATTCCTTCTAAGCTGCATGAAGTGCTGCTTCTGGTGTCTGGAGAAATGCATCAAGTTCCTCAACAGAAACGCCTACATCATGGTGAGTGCTGTCGATCTGGACTCTGGTCGGACTGACGTTAAACCGACGATGTCGTGTCGCGTCCCCAGATTGCCATCTATGGGAAGAGCTTCTGCACATCAGCCCGAGACGCCTTCTTCCTGCTCATGAGAAACATCATCAGGTTAGTGTTTGTTTCTGGATAAACATTGAAAATAGAAATTCATTTGATATCTAGactgtgttttctgaaaacagGGTGACTGTTTTGGACAAGGTGACTGATTTCCTGCTCTTCCTGGGAAAGCTCCTCATTGTTGGCATTGTTGGTGAGTGTGTCATTTAACTCCACATCTTTTTGAGATTGTATTTACTTCACTGTCAGTGTCTGGTGTGTATAATGAAAGCGCACGCTGGAGGGAGTTGTCAATTTCCTATTTATGACTGTTCTTGTGTTTAATTTCTGTTATATGAAGCACCTTTGTTGCTGGTAAACTGGAGGGCTCTGCTATGAAATGTTGATCAGCACTGTCAATGGGCTTTTAGCTAGTGGTGTGTCTGGGCGTCCTGGGGAGGCAAAGCGGCAAAACCTGAGAACCTGGATGCATGtattctcagcaggacgccctaaatttctgattcttagtgcctgtataatacCTTACTTATAGTGTCAGGTTTCCATGAAGATGGTGACAATGTCACCGGATATGATCGAAATCTGCTTTAGCAGCTGCAATTTGGCCATGGTgagcgccatgtttgtttacaggcGTAATCTCCCGGTTATCCttttatattgaatattgaGTACTACAATTTTTTTAGGAGGGCAGAGGACTATTTTGGCATTTTTTCGGCTCAAAGCCCACTCCACCCGCTGCTCAGTGCCGTGCAGAGAACTGCACTGGGGAGCCGAGGGGTCACAGCgctggggaaaaaataaaaataaaaaatgtaaggaaaccaaaacaaaccaaaagtcggaacaaataaaaaagaaatttgcAATGAATGTCATGATAGACTTCAAACAGTTGCCATATTTGCTCAAAACATCCGAACCTACGCGGTGGGATACATGCAGGGCGACGAGACtcaaatattttattctatattattttctgtatttttctatattattattattattattattattatttttaaattcatttatgcTAAAAgctccagtgttgtttttcgATTCCTAAATAATGTGGTTTCCTGATGCGTCCTCTGAAAGTGAGTGAGCTAATGCGCCCTTGTCTTTTGATATAAGAAACTCTTGCTACTCTCCTCAGGGATTTTctcgttcttcttcttctctgggaGAATCAAAGCCGTGGAAGACGCCGCTCCCTCTCTCAACTACTACTGGGTGCCAATTCTGGTGAGAGAGGCCTTTCGACTTTCCCAATTTATATTTAGACTTGAAGAGGAAGTAGTAATAATTCACCAGGGCTGACAGTCCCGATGAATTTCCGCCTATTTCAATGAATTATGAAGCTTTATGTGAGGGTTTTAAATAGCTTCTGGATGGTGAAGTCCACTGACACTCTAATGAAAAATGCAGGCTTCAACCTTGTTTTGAACCTGAGTGAAGAATGTTTACATTCTATATCTGGTACATTCTCTCACCCTGAGGCGTGATTGTTCTTTGCACGTAATAAGTAAGTAAAGTGAAttgaaaaatatacatttaacaaGCATTTCTGTCTCTATGTTGGGGTTAATTTTTAATTGCTATTATTTAGTCACATTTAATGCTGACCATGGATTTTTTCCTCCACTCAGACGGTGGTTTTTGGATCTTATCTGATCGCTCACGGCTTCTTCAGCGTCTATGCCATGTGTGTGGAcactctcttcctctgcttctgtgaGTACATCCGGACCAACGCGGAGTGTTCCATGAACAACTGCTTCTCACCTACAACTGAGCTTCTGCCAGTGCTTCTTCCTGATCTGTTTCTGACCTGTCTTCTCTTTGTCTCCCCCattaatttcacttttattaACCCTCTACGTCACATTTCCATTCCTACTAATCCCTCGTTTACGCAATATCACATCACGGCATGATGAAAAATAAGGCGAGGATTTGGAAAGAAACGACGGCTCGTCTGAGAGGCCGTACTACATGTCCCCCGAGCTGCACGAGATCCTCTCCAAAGCCGCGCGGCTGGAGGAAGAGCAAGACGGCGAGGTGCAGGCAGACGGCGTGAAGCAGGTAGACGacgtgaagctggaggaggaaacgCCTCTTCAGACGCAGCAGGACGGAGAGGTTGAGCTGAAAAAGCAGGATGTACtaaaacaaggcacggaggaggagcagccccTGCAGACCAAAGTCGATGACGAAGCAGCGAAGGAAGAGGAGACAAACGCTGCAGTTGCAGAGGAGGTCGTAAAGAAAGAGGAAGCAAAGGTAGGAGAAGTTATCGAGAAAGTGGAGTCGCccaaggaggagaagatggagcccAGTGTAGAGGCCGAGAAAAAAGAGACTGCTGAGAAGACAGAAGAAGCCAAGGTGGACGCCCCTCCTTCCTCAGAGTAGAAAATCGTTAAACTCGCATAAAGAATGAAATAACTGTTTTCAACGTCGTGGTTTGGGCCTTCTTAGTGTGTGACGTGACAAAATTGACATTGCCTTGAGCGGGTGTAGCGGGTCACAGGTGTCATGGTGTGTCCATCCGTTTGGGGGGGTCGCAGTTCAGTGCAATAGAAAACAACTGACACATAACTCAATATTAGTCAGTGAGCCAATTtagttgttttctttctcactttttttcGTACAGGTTTTAAACAATTCACTACATTTAGGGGCTGAAAATGAAGTAATTATGCATGTACGGAAATGTATGCAAACCTACTGCAAACACAATTTTTCAAGAGTGCATGGAAAGCTTTGCGTGCTTTGATACTTTGACACATTTCTGCCTCAATTTTGCGTGTTGTTGGCTGAGGAAGTGCCGATTAATTTAAGTCACGTGTCACAAGACACCACAATGGAAGGCGAGAATTTGTGGCAAAAGTACGAGTACTTTTGCCACAAATTAGGAGCCGATAGTTTACATGTCAGAGCTTC includes:
- the LOC128753488 gene encoding choline transporter-like protein 2 isoform X1; amino-acid sequence: MELEEKNPDPKYGESRKYDPNFKGPIHNRGCTDILCCILFILAVLGYFAVGIIAWSQGDPRKVIYPTDSRGQFCGQAGTPLEKKPLLFYFNIVRCASPLVLLELQCPTTQLCVETCPDRHLTLVKAKLGTKEDREYYQQYCKAGVDFAKLSPPELLRDGLCPAMLMPSKAFTRRCLPALGTLKGGVVVVGNETSFEDGQGVTVNATELLDASKKSNVVVEARQVAMRIFEDYTQSWHWILLGLVIAMVVSLIFIVLLRFLAGVMVWVMIVLVILVVGYGIFHCYMEFASLKGEPGADVTIRDLGLQTDFSIYLQIRQTWLAFMIILAIVEVIIILLLIFLRKRIMIAIALIKESSRAVGHVMSSLFYPLLTFALLSLVIAYWAVTAVFLSTSNEQVYKVFNNSDCEYARETCDPKTFNTSNISAQCPDADCLFAFYGGETLYHKYLILFQFYNLFLFFWCANFVTALGQVTLAGAFASYYWAFKKPDDIPAYPIFSSLGRALRYHTGSLAFGSLILSIVQVIRVILEYLDQKLKGAQNKFAKFLLSCMKCCFWCLEKCIKFLNRNAYIMIAIYGKSFCTSARDAFFLLMRNIIRVTVLDKVTDFLLFLGKLLIVGIVGIFSFFFFSGRIKAVEDAAPSLNYYWVPILTVVFGSYLIAHGFFSVYAMCVDTLFLCFCEDLERNDGSSERPYYMSPELHEILSKAARLEEEQDGEVQADGVKQVDDVKLEEETPLQTQQDGEVELKKQDVLKQGTEEEQPLQTKVDDEAAKEEETNAAVAEEVVKKEEAKVGEVIEKVESPKEEKMEPSVEAEKKETAEKTEEAKVDAPPSSE
- the LOC128753488 gene encoding choline transporter-like protein 2 isoform X2, producing the protein METHGRKGESRKYDPNFKGPIHNRGCTDILCCILFILAVLGYFAVGIIAWSQGDPRKVIYPTDSRGQFCGQAGTPLEKKPLLFYFNIVRCASPLVLLELQCPTTQLCVETCPDRHLTLVKAKLGTKEDREYYQQYCKAGVDFAKLSPPELLRDGLCPAMLMPSKAFTRRCLPALGTLKGGVVVVGNETSFEDGQGVTVNATELLDASKKSNVVVEARQVAMRIFEDYTQSWHWILLGLVIAMVVSLIFIVLLRFLAGVMVWVMIVLVILVVGYGIFHCYMEFASLKGEPGADVTIRDLGLQTDFSIYLQIRQTWLAFMIILAIVEVIIILLLIFLRKRIMIAIALIKESSRAVGHVMSSLFYPLLTFALLSLVIAYWAVTAVFLSTSNEQVYKVFNNSDCEYARETCDPKTFNTSNISAQCPDADCLFAFYGGETLYHKYLILFQFYNLFLFFWCANFVTALGQVTLAGAFASYYWAFKKPDDIPAYPIFSSLGRALRYHTGSLAFGSLILSIVQVIRVILEYLDQKLKGAQNKFAKFLLSCMKCCFWCLEKCIKFLNRNAYIMIAIYGKSFCTSARDAFFLLMRNIIRVTVLDKVTDFLLFLGKLLIVGIVGIFSFFFFSGRIKAVEDAAPSLNYYWVPILTVVFGSYLIAHGFFSVYAMCVDTLFLCFCEDLERNDGSSERPYYMSPELHEILSKAARLEEEQDGEVQADGVKQVDDVKLEEETPLQTQQDGEVELKKQDVLKQGTEEEQPLQTKVDDEAAKEEETNAAVAEEVVKKEEAKVGEVIEKVESPKEEKMEPSVEAEKKETAEKTEEAKVDAPPSSE